A part of Kitasatospora acidiphila genomic DNA contains:
- a CDS encoding NUDIX domain-containing protein, translating to MSEPVTVTIRTAAKAVVLHAGQVLLQAANWEGQDCYFLPGGGQNPGEALADTARREVEEETGLTIQVEKLLWLREYIGANHDHADTEAGTHRIEAIFKCTPTSDPGRLGGHQADDLQTGLEWVPLDKVTTVNLLPHALRAPIAGLAIGDPDTPYLGDVA from the coding sequence ATGTCCGAGCCCGTCACCGTCACCATCCGCACCGCTGCCAAGGCCGTGGTCCTCCACGCCGGCCAGGTCCTCCTCCAGGCCGCCAACTGGGAGGGCCAGGACTGCTACTTCCTCCCCGGCGGCGGTCAGAACCCCGGCGAGGCCCTCGCCGACACCGCCCGCCGCGAAGTCGAGGAGGAGACCGGCCTCACCATCCAGGTCGAGAAGCTGCTGTGGCTGCGCGAGTACATCGGCGCCAACCACGACCACGCCGACACGGAGGCCGGCACCCACCGCATCGAAGCGATCTTCAAGTGCACCCCGACCAGTGACCCCGGCCGCCTCGGCGGCCACCAGGCCGACGACCTGCAGACCGGCCTCGAATGGGTCCCGCTCGACAAGGTCACCACCGTCAACCTGCTGCCCCACGCCCTCCGCGCTCCCATCGCCGGCCTTGCGATCGGAGACCCGGACACCCCCTACCTCGGCGACGTCGCCTGA
- a CDS encoding NB-ARC domain-containing protein, producing the protein MSVDGGRIAARGYQYQYLRTLEALLALSDSSPAAACRIEGPGEATSAQNVDSVDFDLVDADGNSLVAVQVKSAASGRTVSAPRAMEVLLHLVSSFSSQHYELVTNATPDRGCARLADALQVLRDDPIRLRSELEEIFAGAPVSSRRLEALTEGQWSRLATARIVFDARDDAGLRGDLNEQLRDLRRQNRRGLSARSGGLVLGFLVAEVLRRAADPASASWTLEHFRKCVLVDDEVLVTALGRQDFGVVVGPIPPIPEITRPRLLEQVTAALNGTPAQAGVSVSVISGLSGIGKSSLAAAYVASEAYRYDLVFWLDASSVEALTGSFTRLLAHLGDSPGEQAADAVLIREKVHTLLQQLPGSWLLVFDDAAPGPIQAWFPRLGRGQVLVTSLSRSWRGVHEHIETEALLAEEALQLLVLRLELDATQAVQHRSDLVELVEALGRWPLAIELAAGYLVTCGIDPTRIGEYRSRLLSSALDDDKALPVGYPKTLVAAVNLSLERLHTGARDRPEVLGGCSGLLSALCYFAPQRIPLHLAFASAFVPSEALRHSKSVVLIDEASSPLREILRELFGVSFVRPDAPLPVGQDQVPVPGSDDTLSMNTVLQLILRRLFEQQADPGAVLQQAATHTNAWLCTAVDHRQSERAWELAQHATVLAGHLERLEVITSHTALLLGNLAGFHHDHGRYDHARNLLEQELAWLTASPDREDLIAAQARIRLASLFELTDAADASEQICRQLTHVLNYLTALPSEHQLRAVRLVTESVLILQIRSRRAPRHQELESLLERFQLLAAQLPQSPQIRVMYQTAAVGQLMEEGQAREAEQAAAAILDLITDSPSAPSAEVQRLLIEALAHQHKWEQADAQYTLFRRYLGPRTLHRFSVNHLVHNLGQVCAMQWVLTGEDEPLALLDRLMDDTGPYLDQLADNDFDHARFLMLRVVHIGARVSLATDPTEAHEFEALMAQLAPMPFADNPEQAAAWELICNGLPGRLGARFREVLHDRTHAEGHAALAALPPDTATELHTALQSAGMFGHLALSTDPGFAALGFASNVDLLPHRFRAFSGPRAIAIIQPDTYMLVRSADGDAVIDAQLHRVCAHGLRRMWGPGSVFPVVEDLRLRPDGSTLILQAADGTVLARIPALPTPAWREAAQRRGTVLVLFSYGFDLEDPVSGREILSSPTATLMRYQAACRAGTLASAIVLWAGPKIPAARPRRQQRRASSKRKR; encoded by the coding sequence ATGAGCGTCGACGGAGGCCGGATCGCGGCCCGGGGATATCAGTACCAGTACCTGCGGACCTTGGAGGCTCTGCTCGCGTTATCAGACAGCTCGCCGGCGGCAGCGTGCCGGATTGAGGGTCCCGGCGAGGCGACGTCGGCGCAGAACGTGGACTCGGTCGACTTCGACCTTGTCGACGCCGACGGCAACTCGCTGGTGGCGGTGCAGGTCAAGAGCGCCGCCTCGGGTCGGACCGTGAGCGCGCCGCGGGCGATGGAGGTACTCCTGCATCTGGTGTCCAGCTTCTCCTCACAACACTACGAGTTGGTCACCAACGCAACCCCGGACCGCGGCTGTGCGCGTCTTGCCGACGCCCTGCAAGTGCTGCGTGATGATCCGATTCGACTTCGCTCCGAGCTGGAAGAGATCTTCGCAGGGGCACCGGTGTCCTCGCGGCGCCTTGAGGCGCTGACGGAGGGGCAGTGGTCGCGGTTGGCAACGGCCCGCATCGTGTTCGACGCGCGGGACGATGCAGGGCTGCGCGGGGACTTGAACGAGCAGCTGCGTGATCTACGACGGCAGAACCGCCGTGGGCTGTCTGCGCGCTCGGGCGGCCTGGTGCTGGGGTTCTTGGTAGCCGAGGTGCTGCGGCGTGCGGCGGACCCGGCATCGGCGTCATGGACCTTGGAGCACTTCCGCAAGTGCGTGCTGGTCGATGATGAGGTCTTGGTCACGGCCTTGGGTCGACAGGACTTCGGGGTCGTGGTTGGGCCGATCCCACCCATCCCGGAGATCACCCGGCCTCGCTTGCTCGAACAGGTAACCGCGGCGTTGAACGGTACTCCGGCCCAGGCAGGCGTATCCGTGAGCGTGATCAGCGGGCTGTCCGGCATCGGGAAGTCGAGCCTGGCCGCAGCCTATGTCGCTTCGGAGGCCTACCGGTACGACCTGGTGTTCTGGCTCGATGCCTCTTCGGTGGAGGCGCTCACCGGATCATTCACGCGGCTACTTGCGCACCTGGGCGACTCCCCCGGAGAACAGGCCGCGGATGCCGTGCTGATCCGGGAGAAGGTCCACACGCTCTTGCAGCAGCTACCAGGCTCGTGGCTGCTGGTGTTCGACGACGCCGCCCCCGGACCGATTCAGGCCTGGTTCCCCCGGCTCGGGCGCGGCCAAGTACTGGTGACATCCCTGTCACGGAGCTGGCGTGGCGTCCATGAGCACATCGAGACGGAAGCCCTGCTTGCAGAAGAGGCACTGCAACTGCTCGTGCTGCGTCTGGAACTTGACGCCACGCAGGCCGTGCAACATCGGTCGGACTTGGTGGAGCTGGTAGAGGCATTGGGGCGATGGCCGCTGGCGATCGAACTGGCTGCCGGCTACTTGGTGACATGCGGGATCGATCCGACACGTATCGGCGAGTATCGGTCCCGGTTGCTGTCATCAGCATTGGATGACGACAAAGCACTACCAGTTGGCTATCCGAAGACCCTGGTCGCCGCAGTCAATCTGAGTCTGGAGCGGTTGCACACTGGCGCTCGCGACCGCCCCGAGGTGCTGGGGGGCTGCTCTGGGCTGCTGTCTGCCCTTTGCTACTTCGCTCCGCAGCGCATCCCGCTTCATCTCGCGTTCGCCAGCGCGTTCGTGCCCAGCGAGGCGCTCCGCCACAGCAAGTCCGTCGTCCTGATTGACGAGGCCAGCAGTCCGCTGCGGGAGATCTTGCGGGAGCTGTTCGGCGTATCGTTCGTCCGCCCCGACGCACCTCTCCCCGTCGGCCAAGATCAGGTACCCGTGCCCGGGAGCGACGACACGCTGTCGATGAACACCGTGCTGCAGCTGATCTTGCGCCGCCTGTTCGAGCAACAAGCAGACCCGGGCGCGGTGCTGCAGCAGGCTGCCACCCACACCAACGCCTGGCTATGTACCGCGGTCGATCATCGACAGAGCGAGCGCGCTTGGGAGTTGGCTCAGCACGCCACAGTGCTGGCAGGGCACCTTGAGCGGCTTGAGGTCATTACTAGCCACACCGCGCTCCTGCTGGGCAACCTTGCTGGCTTCCACCACGACCACGGCCGCTACGACCATGCCCGGAACCTGCTTGAGCAGGAACTGGCTTGGCTCACTGCTAGCCCTGACCGGGAGGACCTGATCGCCGCGCAGGCCCGAATCCGGCTCGCCTCCCTTTTCGAGCTCACGGATGCCGCCGACGCCTCCGAGCAGATCTGCCGGCAACTCACCCACGTCCTCAACTACCTGACCGCGCTGCCATCCGAACACCAACTACGCGCAGTCAGGCTGGTCACCGAGAGCGTGCTCATCCTGCAGATCCGTTCCCGCCGCGCACCCAGGCACCAGGAACTCGAAAGCCTTCTAGAGCGGTTCCAGCTCCTTGCCGCACAACTGCCGCAGAGCCCGCAGATCCGCGTCATGTACCAAACCGCAGCAGTCGGCCAGCTCATGGAAGAAGGCCAGGCCAGAGAAGCCGAACAGGCCGCCGCAGCCATCCTCGATCTGATCACTGACTCGCCAAGTGCCCCGTCGGCCGAAGTCCAGCGCCTACTGATCGAAGCACTTGCCCATCAGCACAAATGGGAGCAAGCCGACGCCCAGTACACCCTGTTCCGCCGTTACCTGGGACCGCGGACCCTGCATCGGTTCTCCGTCAACCACCTGGTTCACAACCTCGGTCAGGTCTGCGCCATGCAGTGGGTGCTCACCGGCGAGGATGAGCCGCTGGCACTGCTCGACCGTCTCATGGACGACACTGGCCCGTACCTTGACCAGCTCGCGGACAACGACTTCGACCACGCCCGGTTCCTAATGCTGCGCGTGGTCCACATTGGCGCCCGTGTCAGCCTTGCCACTGACCCGACAGAGGCTCACGAGTTCGAAGCACTCATGGCCCAGCTCGCGCCCATGCCGTTCGCCGATAACCCGGAACAGGCGGCAGCATGGGAACTGATCTGCAATGGCCTGCCCGGCCGCCTCGGTGCCCGGTTCAGGGAAGTCCTCCACGATAGGACCCATGCCGAAGGTCACGCCGCGCTGGCCGCGCTACCACCTGACACAGCGACAGAGCTGCACACGGCGCTGCAGAGTGCCGGCATGTTCGGACACCTGGCATTGTCGACCGACCCCGGGTTCGCTGCGCTTGGCTTCGCCAGCAACGTTGATCTCCTTCCCCATCGCTTCCGTGCCTTCTCCGGTCCCCGCGCGATCGCCATCATCCAACCCGACACATACATGTTGGTCCGTTCCGCCGATGGCGATGCCGTCATCGACGCGCAGTTGCACCGGGTCTGCGCCCATGGACTACGGCGGATGTGGGGCCCCGGGTCCGTCTTCCCCGTTGTCGAAGACCTGCGCCTACGCCCCGACGGCTCCACACTCATCCTTCAAGCCGCCGACGGCACCGTCCTTGCCCGCATTCCCGCGCTGCCCACCCCCGCCTGGCGCGAGGCCGCCCAACGCCGTGGGACCGTCCTGGTGTTGTTCAGCTACGGATTCGATCTCGAGGACCCCGTCAGCGGCCGGGAGATCCTGTCCTCCCCCACCGCCACCCTCATGCGATACCAAGCAGCCTGCCGGGCCGGCACTCTCGCCTCCGCGATCGTCCTCTGGGCTGGCCCGAAAATCCCCGCTGCACGTCCCCGACGACAGCAACGACGGGCAAGTAGCAAGCGCAAACGCTAA
- a CDS encoding pyridoxal phosphate-dependent aminotransferase — MGARPLLNRRLAGMGTTIFAEMSALATATGSINLGQGFPDTDGPHEIAQAAADAVLSGRGNQYPPGPGIPELRTAITEHQQRFYGLSYDPDTEVLVTAGATEAIAASLLALLEPGDEVIAFEPFYDSYAACIAMAGAVRVPLTLRQPEFRPDLDELRSLITPRTRLLLINTPHNPTGTVLTPEELATIAEIAVEHDLLVITDEVYEHLVFATGHHPIAALPGMRERTVSISSAGKTFSFTGWKVGWVTASAPLVAAVRTAKQYLTYVSAGPFQYAVAEALRLPDSYFTGFRADLLRKRDLLANGLAAAGFQVVVPEGTYFITTDITPLGEKDGLEFCRTLPERCGVVAIPNVVFYDNAEAGRSLVRFTFCKRDEVLADAVERLQRL; from the coding sequence ATGGGTGCAAGGCCGCTGTTGAACCGCCGGCTGGCGGGCATGGGAACGACGATCTTCGCCGAGATGTCCGCGCTGGCCACGGCCACCGGCTCCATCAACCTCGGGCAGGGTTTCCCAGACACCGACGGACCGCACGAGATCGCCCAAGCCGCCGCTGATGCGGTGCTCTCCGGCCGTGGCAACCAGTACCCGCCCGGGCCCGGGATCCCCGAGCTACGGACCGCGATCACCGAGCACCAGCAGCGGTTCTACGGGCTGTCCTACGACCCCGACACCGAGGTCCTGGTCACCGCCGGCGCCACCGAAGCCATCGCAGCCTCGCTCCTCGCCCTGCTGGAGCCCGGCGACGAGGTCATCGCCTTCGAGCCGTTCTACGACTCCTACGCCGCCTGCATCGCCATGGCCGGCGCCGTGCGGGTACCGCTGACCCTGCGGCAGCCCGAGTTCCGCCCCGACCTCGACGAGCTACGCTCCCTCATCACCCCGCGCACCCGACTGCTGCTGATCAACACCCCGCACAACCCCACCGGCACCGTTCTCACCCCCGAGGAACTCGCCACCATCGCGGAGATCGCCGTCGAGCACGATCTGCTGGTAATCACGGACGAGGTTTACGAGCACCTCGTCTTCGCTACTGGCCACCACCCCATCGCCGCCCTCCCCGGCATGCGTGAGCGCACAGTCTCGATCTCCTCAGCCGGGAAGACCTTCTCCTTCACGGGTTGGAAGGTTGGATGGGTAACAGCGAGCGCTCCGCTGGTCGCAGCAGTACGAACGGCCAAGCAGTACCTCACGTACGTCAGCGCCGGCCCCTTCCAGTACGCCGTCGCCGAGGCGCTTCGCCTGCCCGACAGCTACTTCACCGGCTTCCGCGCCGATCTACTCCGCAAGCGCGATCTGCTGGCCAACGGCCTTGCAGCCGCCGGCTTCCAGGTCGTCGTCCCCGAGGGCACGTACTTCATCACCACCGACATCACCCCACTCGGTGAGAAGGATGGATTGGAGTTCTGCCGCACCCTGCCCGAGCGCTGCGGCGTCGTCGCCATTCCAAACGTGGTCTTCTACGACAACGCCGAAGCCGGCCGCTCGCTGGTCCGGTTCACATTCTGCAAGCGCGATGAAGTGCTCGCTGACGCGGTGGAGCGGCTCCAGCGGCTCTGA
- a CDS encoding ImmA/IrrE family metallo-endopeptidase, which translates to MLAAVERIHPGSLAALHEDPLTELSCWSDVQILMAPEDGEGRCSVAGSYIDRTDPPTLVVGTSRSYRRRGFTALHELGHHLQQTDPSLGQALFAWQDSEAFEDAACDAFAARVLIPDSEIPANVRLRGPSATDVVEMFHYSQASREACCVRAAEYLASGAVVLLDGDGTAIFSVSRSLIPPARGTDQSGNPLVERALRTGTTAQHDKAYVEYRSGKQSELLYGQAAWCDEEYLVAVFVPDNAPWLRYSVPRPGTGASLYDTPWVCETCGEAFEVSTAPCEQCGVAACPDGHCGCVSARMSKDRVCDRCFLVLAPSRFDGTSGTCRDCA; encoded by the coding sequence ATGCTCGCCGCAGTCGAGAGAATCCACCCAGGCTCTCTTGCAGCGCTACACGAAGATCCACTGACCGAGCTGAGCTGCTGGTCGGACGTCCAGATCCTGATGGCTCCCGAGGACGGGGAAGGCCGATGCTCGGTTGCCGGCAGCTACATAGATCGGACCGATCCGCCGACCCTTGTGGTTGGCACCTCACGGTCGTATCGGCGCCGCGGGTTCACTGCGTTGCACGAACTGGGGCACCATCTGCAGCAGACCGACCCCAGCCTCGGCCAGGCTCTGTTTGCTTGGCAGGACTCGGAAGCCTTCGAGGATGCTGCATGCGACGCGTTCGCAGCCCGGGTACTGATTCCAGACAGTGAGATTCCCGCGAACGTGCGGCTACGGGGGCCGTCCGCAACGGATGTGGTCGAAATGTTCCACTACTCCCAGGCGTCGCGTGAGGCGTGCTGCGTCCGGGCGGCGGAATATCTCGCGAGTGGTGCGGTGGTCCTGCTCGACGGCGACGGCACGGCGATCTTCAGTGTCTCCCGCAGCCTGATCCCCCCGGCCCGGGGTACCGATCAGTCCGGCAACCCCCTTGTCGAGAGGGCGCTGCGGACCGGGACCACTGCGCAGCACGACAAGGCCTACGTGGAGTATCGCTCGGGCAAGCAGAGTGAGCTCCTATACGGACAGGCTGCCTGGTGCGATGAGGAGTACCTGGTCGCGGTCTTCGTCCCGGACAACGCCCCCTGGCTCAGGTACTCCGTCCCGCGGCCGGGCACCGGCGCTTCCTTGTACGACACACCGTGGGTCTGCGAGACATGCGGGGAGGCGTTCGAGGTCAGCACCGCGCCGTGTGAACAGTGCGGCGTCGCCGCATGCCCCGACGGGCACTGCGGCTGCGTCAGCGCCCGCATGAGCAAGGATCGCGTCTGCGACCGATGTTTCCTCGTTCTGGCGCCGAGCCGGTTCGACGGCACCAGCGGCACCTGCCGCGACTGCGCCTGA
- a CDS encoding phosphotransferase family protein produces the protein MYLDGRVPSGAREITTGQANRVWYVDQPAPYVLKHYGDPARAANEAAALRLLAAHHIPAPRLLATAPDDHPGWTAQTAVHPDPIPAEHLLDELAEPLVAIHQISGTHFGRLAGARRYPTWPSYLHDRLAHYTSAAPHLAPEAAKLHDQLDALAPNPEPRLLHHDLQLGHLVRQPDGTRLLLDWELAAFGDPLSDLARLAVRLRHIDTATVAGQAASQGPGAEDRLDLYWRIHRLADRALALGSRPQFRGRS, from the coding sequence ATGTACCTTGATGGCCGCGTCCCGTCCGGCGCCCGCGAAATCACCACCGGCCAGGCCAACCGCGTCTGGTACGTCGACCAGCCTGCCCCCTACGTCCTCAAGCACTACGGCGACCCTGCCCGAGCCGCCAATGAGGCCGCCGCCCTCCGCCTGCTCGCCGCCCACCACATCCCCGCCCCACGCCTACTCGCCACCGCCCCCGACGACCACCCGGGGTGGACCGCCCAGACCGCGGTCCACCCCGACCCCATACCGGCCGAGCACTTGCTCGACGAACTCGCCGAACCCCTCGTCGCCATCCACCAGATTTCCGGCACCCACTTCGGCCGCCTCGCCGGCGCCCGCCGCTACCCGACCTGGCCCAGCTACCTCCACGACCGCCTCGCCCACTACACCTCCGCAGCACCCCATCTGGCCCCCGAGGCTGCCAAACTCCACGACCAACTCGACGCCCTCGCACCCAACCCAGAACCCCGGCTCCTCCACCACGACCTGCAACTCGGCCACCTGGTCCGCCAACCCGACGGCACCCGCCTCCTCCTCGACTGGGAACTCGCCGCCTTCGGAGACCCCCTCTCCGACCTGGCCCGCCTCGCGGTCCGCCTGCGCCACATCGACACGGCGACGGTCGCGGGCCAGGCGGCCAGCCAAGGCCCGGGCGCGGAGGACCGGCTCGATCTCTACTGGCGGATCCACCGCCTTGCCGACCGAGCCTTGGCGCTTGGTAGCAGGCCCCAGTTCCGGGGGCGTTCGTGA
- a CDS encoding PDDEXK family nuclease: protein MGIEDEEAWENDQVLGQTVALFDQRGDQEAFQLLLDVTALDFERAPGSDWTNPIVSAVLSVESHVVPLFTEELFGRISETLMDVARRRGHHHTSRVEIREALPEVGPDWRTYYADRVGARPSNQARRERTASTVPTEDGLALASQQERIVYLALKDIQAATPEDKTIAIAPLPGVRLRAGHTWSPDITVFGNGRVVIFEVDGPHHRDARRYADDRNRDLQWQRCGVPVVRLPVEDLADRDQLAKRLKEELIRHLWPR from the coding sequence ATGGGGATCGAAGATGAAGAGGCATGGGAGAACGACCAGGTTCTCGGCCAGACCGTCGCCTTGTTCGACCAGCGGGGAGACCAGGAAGCTTTCCAACTGCTCCTAGACGTCACCGCCCTCGACTTTGAGCGCGCGCCGGGTTCAGATTGGACCAACCCGATCGTGAGCGCAGTCCTGTCGGTCGAGAGTCATGTGGTTCCTCTGTTCACAGAGGAGCTGTTCGGGCGCATCAGCGAGACGCTCATGGATGTCGCGCGGCGGAGAGGCCACCATCACACCAGCCGAGTCGAGATCCGGGAAGCCCTTCCGGAGGTTGGTCCGGACTGGCGTACCTACTACGCGGACCGCGTCGGGGCTCGCCCGTCCAACCAGGCTCGCCGTGAACGCACTGCGTCGACTGTCCCAACAGAGGACGGCCTGGCACTGGCGAGCCAACAGGAGCGCATTGTCTACCTGGCACTGAAGGACATCCAGGCTGCCACCCCGGAGGACAAGACCATCGCCATCGCGCCCTTGCCTGGGGTGCGTCTGCGGGCTGGGCACACCTGGTCCCCCGACATCACGGTTTTCGGCAACGGCAGGGTCGTCATCTTCGAAGTTGACGGGCCGCACCACCGCGATGCCCGCCGGTATGCCGACGACCGCAACCGTGACCTCCAGTGGCAGCGGTGTGGCGTGCCCGTCGTGCGGCTGCCGGTTGAAGACCTGGCTGATCGCGATCAGCTTGCTAAGCGGCTCAAGGAAGAACTGATTCGCCACCTTTGGCCGCGCTGA
- a CDS encoding nucleotidyltransferase family protein, which produces MGHTHDILDDIRSQIDAHAEPLAQARERLALVRSTAEAFPGALRTYASGSLAQHTFIHPVGDGDGGLVLDRRVYPGLGPDGGGETPADISAELCGLLGPAVREVYPNARCGTSKRGPKLTFGQPVDGQDPTVDLVVALTRKDAPGLWIPNLKNDTWEASDPERHVKLFTSGGASLQRTRRRVVRLLKAWNKQYSIPGFSSHNLTVWAWEFSEPGMGMAVALNTVLTKAARRVDSGNATVDPAGVSPNVRLLVPRDTASRRLRTAAAGLEEAIAHDDDRDAVLSALSKVFYKYIDDPSPSSLAQKISALRQPGPLSTAALGLGGPSAAIPTVRSYGIVSEGR; this is translated from the coding sequence ATGGGACACACCCACGACATCCTGGACGATATCCGCTCTCAGATCGACGCCCACGCCGAGCCGCTCGCGCAGGCCCGAGAGCGACTGGCCCTGGTCCGCTCCACGGCCGAGGCGTTCCCTGGAGCCCTGCGGACCTACGCCAGTGGATCACTGGCACAGCACACCTTCATCCACCCGGTCGGCGACGGAGACGGCGGCCTCGTCCTCGATCGCCGTGTCTACCCTGGGCTCGGACCCGACGGCGGTGGTGAGACCCCTGCCGACATCTCGGCCGAGCTCTGCGGGCTGCTGGGCCCTGCAGTCCGCGAGGTGTACCCCAATGCCCGGTGCGGAACCTCCAAGCGCGGCCCTAAGCTGACGTTCGGCCAGCCCGTGGACGGCCAGGACCCCACCGTGGACCTGGTCGTTGCGCTGACCCGCAAGGATGCACCGGGGCTGTGGATCCCCAACCTCAAGAACGACACGTGGGAGGCCTCCGACCCCGAGCGCCATGTCAAGCTGTTCACCTCGGGAGGGGCCTCCCTCCAGCGCACCCGACGCCGGGTCGTGCGCCTGCTGAAAGCGTGGAACAAGCAGTACTCGATCCCCGGCTTCTCCTCCCACAACCTGACCGTCTGGGCCTGGGAGTTCAGCGAGCCCGGGATGGGCATGGCCGTCGCGCTGAACACGGTCCTCACGAAGGCGGCCCGACGGGTCGACTCTGGCAACGCCACGGTCGATCCGGCCGGGGTATCGCCGAACGTGCGGCTACTCGTCCCGCGCGACACTGCCTCCCGCAGGCTGCGTACAGCAGCCGCTGGACTGGAGGAGGCAATCGCACACGACGACGATCGCGATGCCGTTCTCTCCGCCCTATCCAAGGTCTTCTACAAGTACATCGACGATCCGTCCCCCAGCAGCCTCGCCCAAAAGATCAGTGCGCTGCGGCAGCCCGGCCCCCTCTCCACCGCAGCTCTTGGGCTCGGCGGCCCTTCCGCAGCCATCCCCACCGTCCGCTCGTACGGCATCGTGTCTGAGGGCCGGTGA